A segment of the Methanothermococcus thermolithotrophicus DSM 2095 genome:
TATCAAAACAAATGATATTTTTCCAAATTTTGAAAACAATCCTAGGGGCCTATATAGTATTTGGTTGAATGAGTATCCAAGCAAATATCATAAATTAGTATTATTGTTACATTCACTCAAAGAATTATGCAACGCAAAAATAACTAAAAGTAATGATAAAAAAATAATGTATAAACTTGAATATCTTTGTAATTATATTAATCTCAACATTGATCACATTAGTACTGGTCCGAATCCTGGATTGTCATTACATAATTTTATACTAAAACTCTTTGATAAAGCAATTATAAAATTTGAAGAAGTTAGAGGTTATCCTGAAAATCAATCTTATCGACAGGATATGGTCTTAGAATATTTTGGAAATAGCAGGGAATTGGCTAATTATCTATATTACTTAAAAAATTATGATAATCCTGCGAACCATATGAAATATGACCATATAAAAGGAAAGTTTGAAGAAATATTTGAAAATGAAAAAATTACTTTCGATATTTTTCATGATAAGAACAATATTCCAAAAATTAAAATAATATTTAAAGATGGTGAACAATTATATATTGATAGAGTAGGCTCTGGAATTTTTGAAGTTTTAAACATCTTATCGGTTGTTATTGGTGCAGAAGGAAAAGTTATTCTATTGGATGAACCAGCACTTCATCTACATCCTATTTATCAGAAAAAATTATTAAAGGAGTTCAAAAAGTTAGAAAGGAATGGAAACAACCAAGTTATAATAATAACACACTCTCCTTATTTTGTAGATATCGAATTATTAAGTAATACATTTAGATTTTATAAAGAAAGTGGAACTACACAAGCAATAAATATTTATGATAAAATTTTTGAAAAAAAATTTAATAAAATATTTGAAAGTAATGAGCGGTTAATTCGAGCTCTTTTTGCAGATGGTGTTTTGTTGATGGAGGGACTATCTGAGCTCTTATCATTCCCGATACTTGCTAGAAAAATTGGTTATTCGTTGGAAGATAATAATATAGAAATTATTGACGTTAATGGGAAAAAAGGTTTTAACAATTATATGGAAATTATGAATTCACTAAAAATACCATTTGGAATAGTTTGTGATGGGGATACATACAATACATGTAATTTTAATGCCGGACTCCCAATTTATAAATGTGAAGAACATGATTGGACAGATTTTATGATAAATAAGTTTAGAGATTGTGAAATTGAAGGGAAAAAGATAATAGAATATTTAGAAGACGAGTATGAGATTACCATTACTGAGCAAAGTAAAAGCGGAAATAATGGGGCAAAATTAACATTAGGGGTAATGGAAAATCATACGATATACAGCTAAACGTAAATAGTACGCCAGATAGCTTAATAAATGAATTAAAGGAATATTTAAATAGTTCAGAAGGGAAATATGAAATTAAAGAGCTCGATAACAATAAAAACAATACAAATGGCGGTAAAAAATACACAATTAAAAATGCAGATAAAGCTGGATTAGCATATATTATAGCAAAAAATATTCAGGATGACATTGATGAGAAATTAAAAGACCTAAAAGAGTTTATTGAAAAATTTAACAATGAAAGTTAAGTTTTCTTAAAAACCTATTAAATAATTTTACCTAAAAAATGAGAAATTAAATTCCCATATGCCATAATTATTGTTTCTAATACAGGCATTCCATTATTTTTTGCATAGGTATAAATTGCCCAATCCAAAGGTTCTATGATTGCAGCTATGCTTATAAGTGCAAGAGCTCCGAAAACCTTAACCAAAAATTTAATACTATATGGAAATTGCGGAGCTCCATATTTTTTCGTTTCATCTAATGGCAAATTATAGATCGCATACTCCAAACCAAGAACTATTGAGAATGCAAGTCCTGCAAATTCAAAGATGCCATGGGGAATTAATACTCCCAAATCACTAAAATTTAAATCCACGCCTAAAATACCAGTTAATGGATTTATTATTACCAGTAGGTAAAATATTATAAGTGAATTCAAATATTCCCTAATTGTGGATTTTCCAGAGGATATTTCTTTTTTGTAAAGGTATGAAACCAAAATAAATGCTAAAATTATTGAAATGCAAGCCAAAGAGTTATTTATGAAGTATGAAAAAACTGCCGAATAGTAGTTAAAGCCCACTTTAGAAGCCACTACTGTAGATATTGCTTCAAACTTTGCATCCGCTACAGCTCCTGCTTTTTCCACAGTGAAGAAAGAATTTAAAAATTTTCCAACTACTATAGTAGATAAGAACCCGCCCCAACAGGCAAAGTATGTAATAAAAAACTTTTTTAAAGTACCGAGCTCTAAGAATTTTTTAAATATACTTCTAAATTTATCAAAATTCAAATTATCCCCCTAAATACTTAAAACCTACAGGATTTCAATCCTATCCAAATAACCCACTTCAAGAGTCTCTGCAGCACTATCCATAAACAGAGCTATCTCCAGAAAACCTTCGCTATTTATAAGGGCTAAAAACCCTTCTTCTTTTTCATAGTAGGATTTAACAAATTTACAATCTATAATTTTTTCCTTATTTTTCCTAGCATATTTTATTTTTATTCTTATATTGTCCCCGTAGTTGAAATCGATATCTTCTTTTCTAATGTTTGTAATTATATTCCCAAACACATCTATATGAATTACACAAGGTTCAGGATTGAGTTTTACAATGGACTCAATTTCAGTACCTTTTATCTCACTTCCAGAAGCTATTTCAGCGGCTACAACCGAATAAATATCCCTTCCATGAAATGTTGAAGAGGGATTGTATCTATCCTCATCGATTTTAATTATCTTTTTTACACCCATTCTTTCAACTAAATAGGTAAACAAACCATTATCAGGACCTATCAAATAGTGATTATCCCTTGTAATTACAACTATTGAATTTCTCTCGCTTCCTACAGT
Coding sequences within it:
- a CDS encoding AAA family ATPase: MKINSIEVKNLFSYDDKDGLKIEFNKGNTAVIVGPNNAGKTNLFRVFEFLKDVINGKINTGKEIKNYLYNEENKSAKVTIDIKFDENEKNLLMEFIECFAMQTDYLKNAYERGPTNINEIVDLFLECQIIWKYNGEYAKPPQPYCKIPLEGRIKRYVEPIKKEFEKYGMSILVFERLDENTKLLDNDGVNVLFEKEILDKLKQYLIKYPVNIPYNYSKDLSNIVNKLLDINSDVFYIINDNQSQRDILFSDNNLIIKTNDIFPNFENNPRGLYSIWLNEYPSKYHKLVLLLHSLKELCNAKITKSNDKKIMYKLEYLCNYINLNIDHISTGPNPGLSLHNFILKLFDKAIIKFEEVRGYPENQSYRQDMVLEYFGNSRELANYLYYLKNYDNPANHMKYDHIKGKFEEIFENEKITFDIFHDKNNIPKIKIIFKDGEQLYIDRVGSGIFEVLNILSVVIGAEGKVILLDEPALHLHPIYQKKLLKEFKKLERNGNNQVIIITHSPYFVDIELLSNTFRFYKESGTTQAINIYDKIFEKKFNKIFESNERLIRALFADGVLLMEGLSELLSFPILARKIGYSLEDNNIEIIDVNGKKGFNNYMEIMNSLKIPFGIVCDGDTYNTCNFNAGLPIYKCEEHDWTDFMINKFRDCEIEGKKIIEYLEDEYEITITEQSKSGNNGAKLTLGVMENHTIYS
- a CDS encoding S-adenosyl-l-methionine hydroxide adenosyltransferase family protein; its protein translation is MIITLTSDFGNEGYVGAMKGRILSIAKNVSIVDITHNVKPFNIYHGAYVLLTSIPYFPPSIHVAVVDPTVGSERNSIVVITRDNHYLIGPDNGLFTYLVERMGVKKIIKIDEDRYNPSSTFHGRDIYSVVAAEIASGSEIKGTEIESIVKLNPEPCVIHIDVFGNIITNIRKEDIDFNYGDNIRIKIKYARKNKEKIIDCKFVKSYYEKEEGFLALINSEGFLEIALFMDSAAETLEVGYLDRIEIL